GTCGACGTATCGATCGGCATGAGCAACGCCATGCGCAAGAAGGTCGACGAGCACCGGCTCGATATCGCCATCTTCAACAGCCTGACCGAGGGAACGCCGCGCAACGGCGAAATCCTGATGCAGGAGAAGCTGGTCTGGGCCGGCGCCAAGTGCGGCAGCGCCCATCTGAAGGATCCGCTGCCGGTGTCGATGTGGGAGGACGGCTGCGTCTGGCGGGCGGATGCGGTGGAAAAGCTGGCGCGGGCCGGCCGCAAGTTCCGCATCGCGTTCCTCAGCGCCTATACCACCGGGCAGCGCGCCGCCGTGCTCGCCGGTCTCGCGATCGCGCCGCTGCCGCGTTACCTCGTCCAGGGGGAAATGGTGCAGCTCGGCGAGCGCGACGGCCTGCCGGATCTCGGCCACTACAATATCGGCCTGCAGGTGATCTCGGATGCGCCGGCGCCGGTGCTGGCGGTTGCCGATCATGTGCGCGACGCCTTCGCCGATCTGCAGGTCCAGTAAGGGGAGGTAGCGGTTGCGCGCTTCCCGGTCGCTGCCCGCCGCCTCCCTGGCGTCCCGGTCACGTTCAGAGAGTGCCCGGGCATGAGCGAGCGGTCGCGCATTCTCGATCCGATCGATCGCCTGTCGGAGATCATCTTCGGGCTCCTGATGGCGCTGTCCTTCACGGGAACGATGAGTTCGGTTGCGGGCGGCGAGGGTGGGGTCAATGCCGTGCTGGTCGCCGCCCTCGGCTGCAACATCGCCTGGGGCATCGTCGACGGCGTCATGTATGTGCTGACGACGGTGGTGGAGCGGGTGCGACGGCGCGGTTTCCTCGATCGGCTCAGGCATGAGCGGCTCGATCGCGCCCGCGAATTGTTTCTCGAAAGCCTGCCCGACGATGTGCGCCGCGTCTCTTCGCCGAAGGAAAC
The nucleotide sequence above comes from Ensifer sp. PDNC004. Encoded proteins:
- a CDS encoding VIT1/CCC1 transporter family protein; the protein is MSERSRILDPIDRLSEIIFGLLMALSFTGTMSSVAGGEGGVNAVLVAALGCNIAWGIVDGVMYVLTTVVERVRRRGFLDRLRHERLDRARELFLESLPDDVRRVSSPKETEALLVRVRALSPDPRHRVVTARDLKAAVAIFLLVVASTLPPSIPFLLTDVGLAMRASNAIALAMLFVIGARLGRYMGRSPWPMALAMTAIGAVLVAVTILFGG
- a CDS encoding LysR substrate-binding domain-containing protein, coding for MNMLMRHALPLLEMDVLKTFIAIAETGNFTTAAETVYRTPSAVSMQIKKLEEMLGCTLFLRDARSVTLTPKGELLLGFARRLLSLNNETVSRFLLPDMNGVVRVGAPEDVGERILPEVLKRFAESYPNVTVDVSIGMSNAMRKKVDEHRLDIAIFNSLTEGTPRNGEILMQEKLVWAGAKCGSAHLKDPLPVSMWEDGCVWRADAVEKLARAGRKFRIAFLSAYTTGQRAAVLAGLAIAPLPRYLVQGEMVQLGERDGLPDLGHYNIGLQVISDAPAPVLAVADHVRDAFADLQVQ